A genomic region of Podarcis raffonei isolate rPodRaf1 chromosome 13, rPodRaf1.pri, whole genome shotgun sequence contains the following coding sequences:
- the LOC128398681 gene encoding olfactory receptor 5V1-like — MDVNNETVPSEFILLTFSNRYEWCFLLSGFLIITYLFTLMGNILIITFVSIEPSLQTPMYFFLCNLSLLDICQTTTTIPQIIVHLISGRNAISYERCKVQLFFFILFIGTETLLLAAMAYDRYVAICNPLRYNVVMNYKLCAQLVSASWFTSSLNTTIHTLITFRLPLCGMNKINYFYCDIPPLVAISCGDISSSIIAMLATSPVMGFGPGMCVLLSYSHIILRVLKMRSSDGMRKAFSTCASHLTVVLLFYGSCLFTYVRPFSSYSLNKDRMIALFNNILSPLLNPLIYTLRNKDVKGALQKRMMKKMLS, encoded by the coding sequence ATGGATGTCAATAATGAAACTGTCCCATCTGAATTCATCCTTCTGACATTTTCAAACCGTTAtgaatggtgtttcctgctttctGGATTTCTCATCATCACCTATCTCTTCACACTGATGGGCAATATTCTCATCATCACTTTTGTTTCCATAGAACCAAGCCTTCAAActcccatgtatttcttcctctGTAACCTGTCCCTCCTGGACATCTGCCAGACTACAACCACTATTCCACAGATAATTGTGCACCTGATTTCAGGAAGAAATGCCATCTCATATGAAAGATGCAAGGTGCAACTCTTTTTCTTCATCTTATTCATTGGTACTGAGACCCTTCTGTTGGCTGCCATGGCTTATGATCGTTACGTTGCCATCTGCAATCCTCTCCGCTATAATGTGGTCATGAATTACAAACTGTGTGCCCAACTGGTGTCAGCTTCTTGGTTCACAAGTTCACTCAACACCACCATTCACACCCTTATCACATTCCGCCTGCCCCTTTGTGGTATGAATAAGATCAACTACTTCTACTGTGACATCCCTCCTCTTGTAGCTATCTCCTGTGGGGACATCTCAAGCAGTATTATTGCCATGCTGGCTACTAGTCCCGTAATGGGCTTTGGACCAGGCATGTGTGTCCTCCTTTCCTATAGTCACATCATCTTGAGGGTTCTGAAAATGCGTTCTTCAGATGGGATGAGGAAAGCCTTTTCAACTTGTGCTTCTCATCTCACTGTTGTCTTGCTTTTTTATGGCAGCTGTCTTTTTACATATGTCAGACCCTTCTCCAGCTACTCACTGAACAAGGATAGAATGATTGCCCTCTTTAATAACATTCTCTCCCCTTTGTTGAACCCACTGATTTACACCCTCAGGAACAAAGATGTGAAGGGGGCATTACAGAAGAGAATGATGAAGAAAATGTTGTCCTGA